The sequence TGCCCTATGCCAGCACCGTCACGACCACCGGCGATGGCGGCGACGCGGTTCCGGTGTCGCATGCCTGTGGCCACGACATGCACGTCGCGTGTCTGCTCGGAGCGGCCCACCTGCTCGCGGCGGGCACCGAACACTGGAACGGCAGGGTCGTCGCGCTGTTCCAGCCGGCCGAGGAGACCGGAGACGGTGCGCACGGCATGCTCGAGGATGGGCTCGCCAAACTGTTCCCCACCCCGGATGTGGCCTTCGCGCAGCATGTCCTCCCGGCGCCCGCCGGCACCCTCGGCACCCATGCCGGACCTGTATTCTCCGCGGCCGACAGCATGAGGATCACCGTGTATGGCCGCGGCGGCCACGGTTCGATGCCGCAGGCGACGGTCGACCCTGTCGTGCTCGCCGCCATGATTGTGGTGCGGCTCCAGACCGTCATCTCACGAGAGACGCCGCCGAACGAGCCCGCGGTGCTCACGGTCGGCAGCATCCAGGCCGGCACGAAGAGCAACGTCATCCCCGAGCATGCGGTGCTTCAGCTCAACATCCGCACATACCACGAGCAGACGCGCAAGGCGCTCCTGGCATCCGTGCGGCGCATCGTCCAGGCCGAGTGCGCGGCGTCAGGCTCGCCGAGGGAACCGGTGTTCGAGCTGTTCGACCGATTCCCGCTCACCGACAACAATGCCGAGGTCACGCGCAAGGTGGCCGAGGCGTTCGCCGGGTACTTCGGCGACCGTGCCGCGCCGATGGGCCCGCAGACAGCGAGCGAGGACTTCAGTGACCTCCCCGAATCGCTCGGGGCGCCCTACACCTACTGGGGAATCGGCGGCATCGATGCCGGGCAATATCGACGGGCGCAGGAGGCCGGACGGCTCGCGCAAGACATCCCGGTGAACCACGCGTCCAACTTCGCTCCGGTCATCCAGCCGACGCTCGACACCGGAACACAGGCGCTCGTGGTCGCCGCACTCGCCTGGCTCGCCCACTGAGCACCGCGGCCTTCAGTCCTGCCCGGGAGGCGCCGCCCGGTCGCGCGTCCCTGGGGGGCGTGGCGCCCTGAGATTGAAGTGCACGCCGGCAACCCGGAGGAGGAAGCACGCCGTTGCAGCGCCTATCGCCGTCACCGGTCCGTAGAACCCGAGCAGGCTTGCGACAACAGCGATGGTCGCGCCCACGAGAGCGGGGACTGCATACAGGTCGTCGCGCATGACCGTGGGGACACGGCCGAGGAACGCGTCCCGAATCGTTCCGCCGCCCACCGCCGAGATCGTGCCGAGGATGATTGCCTGAGCGGGGCCGATGTTGAAGTCGAGGGCCTTGGTCGCGCCCGTGATGGCGAACACACTCAGCCCCACGGCGTCGAGAATCATGATCGACAGGGAGAGCCGGCGAAGGAGGTGGGCGAACGCGAAGGCGATCAGCGCGCCGGCTGCCGCCACCGCGAGGTACCGCCAGTCTTGGAACGTCGCGGGCGGCAGCCGGTTCAACAGGACGTCGCGGATGATGCCGCCGCCAATCGCCGTGATCATGCCGAGCGTGATGACGCCGACGATGTCGAGGCGCGCGGCGCGCACAGCGGTCAGTGCGCCGTTGAGGGCGAACGCGAAGGTCCCCATCAAATCGAGGATGAGCAGTGCGTATGATTCCCTGCTCATGCCGCGCGCCTGCCACTGACCGCGTGAGCTCCTCCGGCGCCGGACGAGGTCGCATGGCGCTGGGGGAGACACAGATGTGGCGCCGATAACGACTCGGCGTTCCGCGGCCGCGTGCGCATGGCCGCATGGTTGTCGCCGCCCGCGAACGAAGGCAACCTGGCCGGGCATCCCTCGCACGGCGGTCGGGGGTCGCCGACGAGAACCGAGCACCCGAGATGTGGGCTCCACGGCTGTACCACGCGGGGAGCCACGCAATCGAGGAGCCCGGCCAACATGCCTTGATGGTGGGCTCCAGGCAGTACCCTGGAGGCCCTCCGATGCCGCTGCCGTGGTGGAACGACTCCACCCAGGCGTCCACCAGCGGGTACGCCCGCCGCATGGAACGGACGGGCGCACCGCGACACGGCGCCTCAGCTCAGCAAGCGTGATCGCAGATCGTCATGGTCGTGCACGTCTGCGTGCAGTCGCAGAAGATCTTGCCCGACGGACAGTCCTCCTCGTCCGGGGGAGGCGGGGGCGGAGGCGGAGGGGGCGGCGGGTACCACGCGGTGCGCAGCTGGCCGGACGCGGTACCGCAGGTGATGCCCAGACGGTCCATGTACGTCCCCGACCGCACGCGAACCCCCAGCACCACGGGATACTGCGAGGGACAGTAATAGGTGGTGGAGGTGCCGCCGCTGCCGCCCACCTTGGCACCCGCGCTGTTGTCCGAGCACATGGCCTGCACGGCGTCCACGTGGTCGCTGGACGTCCACATCCGCACGCCCCTCATCGTCGTTCCGGACGGGCATGAGCTGGTTCCGGCCGGGCCGCCTCCCCAACCGCCGAACGTCGCGCCAT comes from Pyxidicoccus parkwaysis and encodes:
- a CDS encoding amidohydrolase; translation: MSAASRVMAGLGDIRTWQENFYRGLHQHPELSHHEYATARKVAERLGQAGFQVHSGVGGTGVVGVLRNGDGPTVLLRADMDALPVRETTGLPYASTVTTTGDGGDAVPVSHACGHDMHVACLLGAAHLLAAGTEHWNGRVVALFQPAEETGDGAHGMLEDGLAKLFPTPDVAFAQHVLPAPAGTLGTHAGPVFSAADSMRITVYGRGGHGSMPQATVDPVVLAAMIVVRLQTVISRETPPNEPAVLTVGSIQAGTKSNVIPEHAVLQLNIRTYHEQTRKALLASVRRIVQAECAASGSPREPVFELFDRFPLTDNNAEVTRKVAEAFAGYFGDRAAPMGPQTASEDFSDLPESLGAPYTYWGIGGIDAGQYRRAQEAGRLAQDIPVNHASNFAPVIQPTLDTGTQALVVAALAWLAH
- a CDS encoding trimeric intracellular cation channel family protein, with the protein product MSRESYALLILDLMGTFAFALNGALTAVRAARLDIVGVITLGMITAIGGGIIRDVLLNRLPPATFQDWRYLAVAAAGALIAFAFAHLLRRLSLSIMILDAVGLSVFAITGATKALDFNIGPAQAIILGTISAVGGGTIRDAFLGRVPTVMRDDLYAVPALVGATIAVVASLLGFYGPVTAIGAATACFLLRVAGVHFNLRAPRPPGTRDRAAPPGQD